A window from Marinagarivorans cellulosilyticus encodes these proteins:
- a CDS encoding GFA family protein, which yields MEKHIGSCRCGDIEFYFYNDPINSIFCYCKECQALTGSDKWFGLWVPKDKFKFTKGTPSTYTRAGDSGKGVNYKFCATCSSALCAEVTAGNFYSVSATSLKNNKFNPKMSIYASSAPSWAIFPTDVPKFDTLPPGMGG from the coding sequence ATGGAAAAGCATATTGGAAGTTGTCGCTGCGGCGACATTGAATTTTACTTTTATAACGACCCGATTAATTCTATTTTTTGCTATTGCAAGGAGTGCCAAGCGCTCACTGGGTCGGACAAATGGTTTGGGCTGTGGGTGCCAAAAGATAAATTTAAATTTACTAAAGGAACGCCTTCAACGTATACGCGGGCTGGTGATTCAGGTAAAGGCGTAAATTATAAGTTCTGCGCTACTTGTAGCTCTGCTTTGTGTGCTGAGGTAACTGCGGGTAATTTTTACTCTGTATCAGCAACTTCATTGAAAAACAATAAGTTCAATCCTAAAATGTCAATCTACGCATCATCAGCACCATCATGGGCGATCTTCCCCACCGATGTACCAAAATTTGATACTCTACCGCCAGGAATGGGAGGCTAA
- a CDS encoding reverse transcriptase domain-containing protein: MTLLGRKINDKSLLKLTGTYIRAGAIENGCWLECREGVPQGGPLSPLLSNVVLDLLDKELEKRNHDFVRYADDFMIIVNSKRAGERVMASITDFIERKLKLKVNTTKSQVAPINQCKFLGFSFLGKKLVWHNKVLDQFKCRVREITG, from the coding sequence ATGACATTACTCGGCCGCAAGATAAACGATAAATCACTCCTTAAACTCACCGGGACATATATACGTGCAGGTGCGATAGAAAACGGCTGCTGGCTTGAGTGTCGCGAAGGGGTTCCGCAAGGTGGCCCTCTTTCTCCGCTCTTGTCCAACGTTGTTTTAGACCTGCTCGATAAAGAGTTAGAAAAGCGTAACCATGACTTTGTTCGCTATGCGGATGATTTTATGATTATTGTTAACTCTAAACGAGCTGGCGAGCGCGTCATGGCCAGTATTACCGACTTTATTGAGCGCAAGCTTAAACTCAAAGTAAATACGACGAAAAGCCAAGTGGCGCCTATTAACCAGTGTAAATTTCTGGGATTTTCCTTTCTCGGTAAAAAGTTGGTCTGGCACAATAAAGTGCTAGACCAATTTAAATGTCGCGTCAGAGAAATCACTGGCTGA
- a CDS encoding TetR/AcrR family transcriptional regulator: MPYTETHKNKTREKILDSSFRLFAIKGFEGVTIDDLMSNCGLTRGGFYAHFTSKAELYREALKFRACSTKLAGLKPEDTTNKQWLSLLLNTYLSLEHVKGERSLTCPLAFLATDINMQDNAIKTAYADVYYGMNTAIMEYASSYCDCDEQDILSVTAMMIGAVAIARTLQNQDSIESLLAACRREAGIKLGGI, encoded by the coding sequence ATGCCATATACAGAGACGCACAAAAACAAAACCCGAGAGAAAATTCTTGATAGCTCTTTCAGACTATTTGCAATAAAAGGTTTTGAGGGCGTTACAATCGATGATTTGATGAGTAATTGCGGGCTTACCAGAGGCGGATTTTATGCGCATTTCACGAGCAAAGCAGAGCTTTACCGTGAGGCACTAAAATTTAGAGCCTGCAGCACTAAACTTGCCGGCCTTAAACCAGAGGACACCACCAATAAACAGTGGTTGTCTTTGCTTCTAAATACATACCTGAGCTTGGAACATGTGAAAGGAGAGCGCTCGTTGACTTGTCCGTTAGCCTTCCTGGCCACAGATATCAACATGCAGGATAATGCAATAAAGACAGCTTATGCTGACGTTTACTATGGCATGAATACAGCAATTATGGAGTACGCAAGTAGTTATTGCGACTGCGACGAACAAGATATTTTGTCAGTTACAGCAATGATGATTGGCGCTGTCGCCATAGCTAGAACGCTTCAGAACCAAGATTCGATTGAAAGTTTACTAGCAGCTTGCAGGCGAGAAGCAGGTATAAAATTGGGTGGAATATAA
- a CDS encoding group II intron maturase-specific domain-containing protein: MSMERKILELTRYLRGWINYFA; this comes from the coding sequence ATTTCGATGGAACGTAAAATCCTCGAACTAACGCGGTATCTTCGCGGTTGGATTAATTATTTTGCCTAA